Proteins co-encoded in one Zygotorulaspora mrakii chromosome 5, complete sequence genomic window:
- the FKS3 gene encoding putative 1,3-beta-D-glucan synthase (similar to Saccharomyces cerevisiae FKS3 (YMR306W); ancestral locus Anc_5.14) — translation MSSNHDGVPLSPISLTDVEYPAWCQDESAPVTKEEIRAVFDDLARKFGFQQSSKENMFHHLLAQLDSRASRTNCESALYSLHASYIGGEQSNYKKWFFAAQMDLDEELGFANMKLHGKSRHRNLKFAKKRGISIKEQLRDWEKNEQDFINNLPTLITNENSEISGKNCTSSTDYKWRLKMKMLSHRDLIRQLALYLLCWGEANQIRFAPECLCFIFKCALDLDKNSSLSIKMINSHEKQKYDQNETLYENQNSNSDEFEHEKKDYDDQYRFLTEIINPLYNFLRDQLYNKNSRGKWIKEKDHKDVIGYDDINQLFWYPEGIESIVLQNGDRLIDKPLQERYNHLKNVDWSKVFYKTYTETRSWMHCVTNFNRFWIIHLSSFWFFTSFNSPTFYTKDYVQLLNNPPTAQARLTVMAFGGSISCLIQIFATIFEWRFIPREWPGGQHLSKRMITLCFFFLLNFGPSVYILGFFELDVHSRSAYILSIIQLIIALITTFFFATRPLGGLFGSYLKKGQKKRRYFASQTFTASFPKLSGRSTWFSYGLWFFVFLAKFIESYFFLTLSLRDPIRVLSILNLSRCNGDSLMKNYLCKWQSKITLGLMLLTDLTLFFLDTYLWYIICNCVFSIMLSFSLGTSILTPWKNIYSRLPKRIHSKILATSDLDIKFKPKILVSQIWNAIIISMYREHLLSIEHVQKLLYQQIGSINSEKRTLKSPTFFVSQDDSNFKSTDCFPSNSEAKRRISFFAQSLSTPITEAVAVERMPTFTVLVPHYSEKILLNLREIIKEESNQSRISILDYLKQLHPQEWEYFVRDTKLYSMEKDALKYGKDDRDSKQNYQVNDDEIDESELNDNSKTFINSLMKQKSNIDEITTTSGKSSKKPDEFDDMKVNHKDLSLDFVQRENNDLPFKVFGFNSSEFSFTLRTRIWSSLRTQTLYRTVSGFMNYSRAIKLLFRVENPSMIHLYGNNLDALENGLENMANRKFRMLVAMQRYAKFKEDEKMGAEILLKAYPNMNISYLLEEKQLDNDEIIYYSCLTNGYAKINEETGLREPFFKIRLSGNPILGDGKSDNQNHSIIFYRGEYIQVIDANQDNYLEECLKIRSILSDFEEMNISTTNPYIPGLDSYKLPSPVAIVGAREYIFSENIGVLGDIAAGKEQTFGTLFARTLAEIGGKLHYGHPDFLNAIFMTTRGGLSKAQKGLHLNEDIFAGMNALCRGGRIKHSDYYQCGKGRDLGFGTILNFTTKIGAGMGEQLLSREYYYLGTQLPIDRFLSFFYAHPGFHLNNLFISISVQLFFLFVINLGSLNHETILCKYNKDMLITSLEQPIGCYNIQPALHWVSIFVLSIFIVFFIAFAPLLIQELLEKGIWRATSRFFHHLFSMAPLFEVFVCQVYSNALVGDITFGDAKYIPTGRGFAISRISFSILYSRFVNTAIYSGIQVFLMLIFGIVSMWQPALLWFWITVISMCFAPFIFNPHQFAFSDFFIDYRNLIHWISSGNAAYKKESWSNFTKLGRARFTGFKNKFIDDDSEQGNSSPGKRPRFNNVFCIELMIPLFFLFFNFTAYTFINAQTGVKDTTPTDTVLRLLIVTLFPILLNAIVLFFLFALSFLTGPLLSICCQNTGSIMAFFAHGCSIIFYLIDFELIWVLEGWSFARTLMLLIATINLQNFIFKIISILLLTKEFRNSKSHLAWWTGRWYNTGMGWSVILQPIREYFVKIMESSFFAGDFFLSHFLLYIQTPIVLIPFVDYWHSMILFWLKQTSLLTNSKKIYPRKMQKQRNKIVRQYFTLYFLILSFLLILIIAPFYADKLIAEPSQLLKGTSFTGLIQPKNQNNNDTGPDAPTTILTTTPPYPQFKTVP, via the coding sequence ATGTCTAGCAACCATGACGGGGTTCCTTTGTCGCCTATCTCTCTCACGGATGTAGAGTATCCAGCCTGGTGCCAAGATGAGAGTGCACCGGTGACCAAGGAGGAGATCAGAGCAGTGTTTGACGATTTGGCAAGGAAATTTGGGTTCCAGCAGTCGAGCAAAGAGAACAtgtttcatcatcttctggCGCAACTGGATTCCCGTGCAAGCAGAACCAACTGCGAGAGCGCGCTATACTCTTTGCATGCATCCTATATTGGTGGTGAGCAGTCCAACTACAAGAAGTGGTTTTTTGCAGCTCAGATGGATCTAGACGAGGAGCTGGGCTTCGCAAATATGAAGCTGCATGGCAAATCGAGACACAGAAATCTCAAATTCGCCAAGAAACGTGGTATCTCCATCAAGGAGCAACTAAGAGACTGGGAAAAGAACGAGCAGGACTTCATCAATAATCTGCCAACCTTGATCACAAATGAGAATTCTGAGATTTCTGGGAAAAATTGTACGAGTTCAACCGATTATAAATGGCgtttgaagatgaaaatgttaTCACATCGCGATTTGATTCGGCAACTGGCTCTCTATCTGCTTTGCTGGGGTGAGGCGAATCAAATCCGATTTGCTCCTGAATGTTTgtgttttattttcaagTGTGCTTTGGatcttgataaaaattcatctttatcaattaaaatgataaattcgCAcgaaaaacaaaaatatgatcaaaatgaaacCTTGtatgaaaatcaaaacagcAACTCAGATGAATttgaacatgaaaaaaaagattatgACGATCAATACCGATTTCTGACCGAAATTATCAATCCTTTATACAACTTCTTAAGGGATCAGCTGTATAacaaaaattcaagaggAAAATggataaaagaaaaggatCATAAGGATGTTATCGGTTACGATGATATAAATCAATTGTTTTGGTATCCTGAAGGGATTGAAAGTATTGTTTTGCAGAATGGGGATAGGTTAATTGATAAACCGTTACAGGAAAGATAtaatcatttgaaaaatgtcgATTGGTCAAAGGTTTTCTATAAAACTTATACAGAAACTAGAAGTTGGATGCATTGCGTAACAAATTTTAATAGATTTTGGATTATACATCTTTCATCGTTTTGGTTTTTCACAAGTTTCAATTCACCAACATTTTATACCAAGGATTATGTTCAATTATTGAACAATCCGCCAACAGCCCAGGCAAGATTAACGGTTATGGCATTTGGTGGATCAATTTCATGCttaattcaaatttttgctacaatttttgaatggaGATTCATTCCCCGTGAATGGCCTGGTGGTCAACacttatcaaaaagaatgatTACattatgtttttttttccttttaaATTTTGGTCCATCAGTCTATattcttggattttttgaacttgatGTTCATTCAAGATCTGCTTatattctttccattattcaattgattATTGCATTAATaacaacatttttttttgcaacaaGACCTTTGGGAGGACTATTTGGATCCTATCTAAAAAAAggtcaaaagaaaagaagatattTTGCATCACAAACATTTACTGcatcttttccaaaactTTCTGGTAGAAGTACATGGTTCTCATACGGATTATggtttttcgtttttttggcaaaatttattgaatcatatttttttttgactttaTCATTAAGAGATCCTATAAGAGtactttcaattttaaatCTATCAAGATGTAATGGTGAttctttgatgaaaaactaCCTTTGTAAATGGCAATCAAAAATTACTCTGGGATTAATGTTATTAACTGATTTGacattatttttcttggatACTTATCTTTGGTATATCATTTGCAATTGcgttttttcaataatgttatcattttcattagGAACATCAATTTTAACTCCATggaaaaatatttattcaAGATTACCAAAACGAAttcattcaaagattttagCAACATCAGATTTagatatcaaattcaaaccGAAAATActtgtttctcaaatttgGAACGCAATTATAATATCAATGTATCGTGAACATTTATTATCTATTGaacatgttcaaaaattattatatcaacaaattgGATCAATAAATTCTGAAAAGAGAACATTGAAATCACCAACTTTTTTCGTTTCACAagatgattcaaattttaaatcAACTGATTGTTTCCCATCTAATTCAGAAGctaaaagaagaatttcattttttgcacAATCATTATCAACACCAATTACTGAAGCCGTTGCAGTAGAAAGAATGCCAACATTTACAGTACTTGTACCTCATTATTCagagaaaattttattaaaTCTAAGGGAAATTATTAAAGAGGAATCAAATCAAAGtagaatatcaattttggaTTATTTAAAACAATTACATCCTCAAGAATGGGAATATTTTGTTCGTGATACAAAACTTTATAGCATGGAGAAAGATGCTTTAAAATATGGTAAGGATGATAGagattcaaaacaaaattatcaagttaatgatgatgaaatagatgaaagtgaattgaatgataattcaaaaacattcATAAACTCTCTaatgaaacaaaaatcaaatataGATGAGATCACAACGACAAGTGGAAAGTCATCTAAAAAACCGGATGAATTCGATGATATGAAAGTTAATCATAAAGATCTAAGTTTAGATTTTGTGCAAAGAGAGAATAATGATTTACCATTTAAAGTATTTGGATTCAATTCAAGTGAATTTTCATTCACATTAAGAACAAGAATATGGTCTTCACTTAGAACACAAACTCTTTATAGAACAGTCTCAGGATTCATGAATTATTCAAGAGCAAtcaaattattatttaGAGTTGAAAATCCATCAATGATTCATTTATATGGAAATAATTTAGATGCACTTGAGAATGGTTTAGAGAATATGGCTAACAGAAAGTTTAGAATGCTGGTTGCAATGCAAAGATATGCAAAATTTAAAGAAGACGAAAAAATGGGAGCCgaaattttattaaaaGCATACCCCAATATGAATATTTCATATCTATTGGAGGAAAAACAATtagataatgatgaaattatttATTATTCGTGTCTAACAAATGGATATGCCAAGataaatgaagaaactgGGTTAAGGGAgccttttttcaagataaGATTGTCTGGTAATCCTATTCTTGGTGATGGTAAATCAGATAATCAAAATCATTCAATTATATTTTATCGAGGTGAATATATTCAAGTTATAGACGCAAATCAAGATAattatttggaagaatGCCTAAAAATTCGATCAATCTTAAGTGATTTTGAGGAAATGAATATATCCACAACTAATCCTTATATACCTGGATTGGATTCTTATAAATTACCATCACCAGTTGCAATAGTTGGTGCAAGAGAATACATTTTCTCAGAAAATATTGGTGTTTTAGGTGATATTGCAGCTGGTAAAGAACAAACTTTTGGAACATTATTTGCAAGAACATTAGCTGAAATTGGAGGTAAGCTTCATTATGGTCATcctgattttttgaatgccATATTTATGACAACAAGAGGTGGACTATCAAAAGCACAAAAGGGGCTTCACTTGAATGAAGATATTTTTGCAGGGATGAATGCCTTATGTCGCGGAGGAAGAATTAAGCATAGTGATTATTATCAATGTGGAAAGGGAAGAGATCTTGGCTTTGGAacgattttgaattttacAACTAAAATTGGCGCTGGAATGGGTGAACAATTACTATCACGAGAATATTATTACTTGGGTACTCAGTTACCAATTGACagatttctttcatttttttatgcACATCCTGGGtttcatttgaataatttgttcatttcaatatcagttcaacttttttttttatttgtaatAAATTTGGGATCATTAAACCATGAAACTATTTTATGCAAGTATAACAAGGATATGCTCATTACTTCATTGGAACAACCGATTGGGTGTTACAATATTCAACCTGCGTTGCACTGGgtatcaatttttgttctctcaatttttattgtattttttatagCATTCGCACCCTTATTAATACAGGAATTACTGGAGAAAGGAATTTGGAGAGCAACATCACGGTTTTTCCatcatttattttctatGGCACCGttatttgaagtttttgtTTGTCAAGTGTACTCAAATGCATTGGTTGGAGATATAACTTTTGGCGATGCAAAGTATATCCCCACTGGAAGGGGATTTGCAATATCAAGAATAAGCTTTTCTATTTTATACTCTCGATTTGTTAACACAGCAATTTATTCAGGaattcaagtttttttaatgCTGATATTTGGCATTGTTTCTATGTGGCAACCAGCTTTACTATGGTTTTGGATAACCGTTATTTCTATGTGCTTTGCACCATTCATTTTTAACCCACATCAATTTgcattttcagattttttcattgattatCGAAATTTAATACATTGGATTTCCTCAGGCAATGCAGCATATAAGAAGGAATCGTGGAGCAATTTTACAAAACTTGGTAGAGCAAGATTTACTGGTTTCAAGAATAAAtttattgatgatgattcaGAACAAGGTAACTCTTCACCGGGAAAAAGACCGAGGTTCAATAATGTGTTTTGCATCGAACTAATGATACCATtattcttcctctttttcaattttacaGCCTACACATTTATTAATGCTCAAACAGGCGTTAAAGATACAACACCAACCGATACAGTTTTGAGATTACTAATAGTGACACTTTTCCCTATTCTATTGAATGCAATcgtcttattttttttatttgcattatcatttttaacTGGTCCATTACTTTCGATATGTTGCCAAAATACTGGGTCTATAATGGCATTTTTTGCTCACGGTTGttcaattattttttatttgattgATTTCGAATTAATTTGGGTTTTAGAAGGCTGGAGTTTTGCTCGCACTCTCATGCTGTTGATTGCTACGATtaatttacaaaattttatttttaaaattaTATCTATTCTCCTGTTAACCAAAGAATTCAGAAATAGCAAGTCACATTTAGCATGGTGGACAGGCAGGTGGTATAACACAGGAATGGGGTGGTCAGTAATTCTACAGCCAATACGCGAGTATTTTGTCAAGATAATGGAGTCAAGTTTTTTCGCTGGtgattttttcctttcccATTTTTTGCTTTATATTCAAACTCCAATAGTACTCATTCCATTTGTCGATTATTGGCACTCGATGATCCTTTTTTGGTTAAAACAAACTAGTTTATTGACAAACAGCAAGAAAATATATCCAAGAAAGATGCAGAAACAGAGAAATAAAATCGTACGGCAATATTTTAcactttattttttaattctAAGCTTCCTTTTAATATTGATCATCGCACCTTTCTACGCCGATAAACTGATAGCTGAACCATCTCAACTGTTGAAGGGCACGTCATTTACCGGTTTAATTCAGCCTAAAAACCAGAATAACAATGACACGGGTCCGGATGCCCCAACAACAATACTAACAACTACGCCACCTTATCCGCAATTTAAAACTGTCCCTTGA
- the SCW10 gene encoding putative family 17 glucosidase (similar to Saccharomyces cerevisiae SCW4 (YGR279C) and SCW10 (YMR305C); ancestral locus Anc_5.15) has protein sequence MRITNIIAGASLLGAAMAAPLGHEHKVAKRDAVTTTVQAQVTVVVGAGANGAASASTVPAVQAAEVAATPASPAAAPAPTSSAAPAAPASSSAATSEETSAASSSPAPVSSSSSSSSSSSSSSSSGSSDSLVGASGAKGIVYSPYSSNGGCKSASEVASDFEQLKDYPIIRLYGVDCNQVENALQAKSSSQKLFLGIFFMDQIESGISQMANAINQYGSWDDVVTVSIGNELVNGGQATVSQVGEYVSTGRSALQSAGYSGPVVSVETFIAVINNPGLCEHSDYMGVNAHAYFDQNTVASDSGKWLLEQIQRVSTACNNEKTVVVTESGWPSQGQTFGVAVPSKENQAAAVKSIISECGSDTYVFTAFNDLWKADGAYGVEKYFGILSN, from the coding sequence atgCGTATTACGAACATTATTGCCGGTGCCTCTCTTTTAGGTGCTGCCATGGCTGCTCCTCTAGGTCACGAGCACAAAGTCGCCAAACGTGACGCTGTGACCACCACTGTGCAGGCTCAAGTCACCGTTGTTGTTGGTGCAGGCGCTAACGGTGCTGCAAGCGCCTCCACCGTGCCAGCCGTCCAAGCTGCCGAGGTTGCTGCTACTCCAGCTTCTCCAGCTGCTGCCCCAGCTCCTACCTCATCGGCTGCTCCAGCTGCCCCAGCTTCTAGCAGTGCAGCAACCTCTGAGGAAACTTCCGCTGCTTCATCTTCCCCAGCTCCAGTCTCTTCGAGTTCTTCCAGCTCCAGCTCTTCCAGCTCTTCCAGCTCATCTGGATCTTCTGACTCTCTAGTCGGTGCCAGCGGTGCTAAAGGTATCGTGTACTCTCCTTACAGTTCAAACGGTGGCTGTAAATCTGCTAGCGAAGTCGCTTCAGATTTCGAACAATTGAAAGACTACCCAATCATTAGATTATACGGTGTCGACTGTAACCAGGTTGAAAACGCTTTGCAGGCAAAGAGCTCTTCTCAAAAGCTATTTTTGGGTATCTTTTTCATGGACCAAATTGAATCCGGTATCAGCCAAATGGCTAATGCTATCAACCAGTACGGTTCTTGGGATGACGTCGTCACCGTCTCTATTGGTAATGAATTGGTTAACGGTGGTCAAGCCACTGTATCTCAAGTTGGTGAATATGTTTCTACTGGTAGATCCGCTTTGCAATCTGCTGGCTACAGTGGTCCAGTTGTTTCTGTTGAAACTTTCATCGCCGTTATCAACAACCCAGGTCTTTGTGAACATTCTGATTACATGGGTGTTAACGCGCACGCGTACTTCGATCAAAACACCGTTGCTTCCGACTCTGGTAAATGGTTACTGGAACAAATCCAAAGAGTGTCCACCGCATGTAATAACGAAAAGACTGTTGTTGTAACAGAATCCGGATGGCCATCTCAAGGTCAAACTTTTGGTGTTGCTGTCCCATCTAAGGAAAACCAAGCGGCTGCTGTCAAATCTATCATCAGCGAATGTGGTTCTGACACTTACGTCTTCACTGCTTTCAACGATTTATGGAAGGCTGATGGTGCTTATGGCGTCGAAAAATACTTTGGTATTCTATCGAACTAG
- the CWC22 gene encoding U2-type spliceosomal complex subunit CWC22 (similar to Saccharomyces cerevisiae CWC22 (YGR278W); ancestral locus Anc_5.16) produces the protein MSTNPNDASEESQRSNWKVLDAYLGSVFQNADSTNFESSLSDLMEVNIILTKNLIVYHLLRCQKLKCDAATYGLLAAKLNSLFPDIGGILVKEGTAQFIEAYNRQDRRAAVAILSLLTHLFNYEVVHEIVILQLMHLLLENCDNFSISLVVNLLRDGGKHLMEVSNTAHNMVYEKLRELLQAGLLSSSTAKAVEELFDIRRSNYGDAQSKILAEALEGERHTHTFIIDNDTITPSNNLGEFEYEANFLKTAELFEALNERFLLESNEKLAPQTNVLLAKDMTGKNEIEFKKQIYLILKSSLSGDEAAHKILKLRISDPEKHRVVDVIIKSSIQESTYSKFYGLLSERLCSSHKSWKPAFQKIFKENYDNAEDFEPFQLRTMGKFWGHIIASDYIGFEVFECIKMSDEDTTAPGRIFLKFIMQELVAELEIKELENRLQEDYVQPYLANMFPMSDPEKMRYSINYFTAIGLGTLTQKMRGQLEIVNQSKKIPDLGKNESTTNGLRERDLHFAPKSRFDKNPTMPNRSRGRSKTPPRRQRRGSLTPPRRRNRSRSPVTSRFSK, from the coding sequence ATGTCCACAAACCCGAATGACGCTAGTGAGGAGAGTCAGAGAAGTAATTGGAAAGTTTTGGATGCATACTTGGgttcagtttttcaaaatgctGACAGCACGAACTTCGAATCCTCTTTATCAGACTTAATGGAGGTGAACATCATCTTGACAAAGAACCTTATAGTCTACCATTTATTAAGGTGCCAAAAGCTAAAATGTGATGCAGCAACATATGGGCTACTCGCTGCAAAGCTTAACTCTTTGTTCCCGGATATTGGTGGAATATTAGTGAAGGAAGGAACTGCCCAATTTATTGAGGCATACAATAGGCAAGATAGAAGGGCAGCTGTTGCGATATTATCTCTTTTAACCCATTTATTCAATTATGAAGTTGTTCATGAGATTGTTATTTTGCAGTTAATGCATTTACTATTGGAAAATTGTGACAACTTCTCAATAAGTTTAGTTGTCAACTTGCTGAGAGATGGTGGAAAACATTTGATGGAGGTTAGCAACACAGCCCACAATATGGTATATGAAAAACTCCGAGAGCTTTTGCAAGCGGGATTGCTCTCTAGTTCCACAGCCAAGGCTGTCGAGGAGCTTTTTGACATAAGACGGTCAAATTACGGGGATGCTCAGAGTAAAATTTTAGCAGAAGCGCTGGAAGGTGAGAGACACACTCATACATTCATTATAGATAATGATACAATCACACCCTCAAATAACCTGGGTGAATTTGAATATGAGgcaaatttcttgaagacCGCAGAGTTATTCGAAGCTCTCAATGAACGCTTTTTGCTAGAATCTAATGAGAAGCTGGCTCCTCAAACGAATGTGCTGCTTGCTAAAGATATGacaggaaaaaatgagattgaattcaaaaaacaaatatatttgatattgaaaagctctTTATCGGGCGATGAAGCTGCGCATAAAATACTGAAACTTCGGATATCCGACCCAGAAAAGCACAGGGTTGTAGATGTTATCATCAAATCAAGCATACAGGAGTCGACATATTCGAAATTTTATGGTCTCCTTTCCGAGAGATTGTGTTCTAGTCATAAATCATGGAAGCCTGcctttcaaaagattttcaagGAAAATTACGACAATGCTGAGGATTTTGAGCCTTTCCAGCTGAGAACAATGGGAAAATTTTGGGGGCACATTATAGCCTCGGACTATATCGGTTTCGAAGTCTTTGAATGCATTAAAATGAGTGATGAAGATACCACTGCTCCGGGAcgtatttttttgaaattcataATGCAGGAACTTGTGGCCGAGCTGGAAATCAAAGAGTTGGAAAATAGGCTTCAGGAGGACTACGTGCAACCATATCTGGCTAACATGTTTCCAATGAGCGACCCTGAAAAGATGCGATATTCGATCAACTACTTTACTGCAATAGGTCTTGGTACTCTGACGCAAAAAATGAGAGGTCAATTAGAGATCGTCAaccaatcaaaaaaaattccagATCTTGGGAAGAATGAAAGTACGACAAATGGGTTAAGAGAAAGGGATTTGCATTTCGCACCAAAGTCAAGATTTGACAAAAATCCTACGATGCCTAACAGGAGTAGAGGCAGGTCCAAAACACCTCCCAGGAGACAACGGAGGGGTTCTCTTACTCCACCTAGAAGAAGGAACCGTTCTAGAAGTCCTGTTACAAGCCGTTTTAGCAAATAG
- the CAB4 gene encoding putative pantetheine-phosphate adenylyltransferase (similar to Saccharomyces cerevisiae YGR277C; ancestral locus Anc_5.17): protein MVVAAIAFQEIESLNFEGLHNLFCELFQNLKFDASSELHIILLDTFDSSIWLDRVLGRFYSISRDVLLAKNLHTMSITILFGEYAKDNLRLDYLFIPAKELVQEFDALNYDIFNQPRRERELNLFPEKRNDCDEYAVSALGGTFDHIHDGHKILLSIASFITSTRIIVGVTHQDLLLKKKYKEYLESFEKRCGSVRQFLNLLKPSLKVEIVPIKDVCGPTGTVPEIECLVVSRETVAGGDFVNKTRVEKGLPKLDICVVNVLGGDEEDGWKEKLSSTEIRKMLMHGI from the coding sequence ATGGTAGTGGCAGCGATTGCGTTTcaggaaattgaaagtttAAACTTTGAAGGATTGCACAACCTCTTTTGTgagctttttcaaaatttgaaatttgatgcATCAAGCGAACTACACATCATACTTTTGGACACATTTGATTCATCTATTTGGCTTGACAGGGTACTTGGAAGATTCTACAGCATTTCTAGAGATGTTCTATTAGCAAAAAACTTGCACACTATGTCAATTACTATCCTCTTTGGCGAGTACGCTAAAGATAATTTAAGGTTAGACTATTTATTTATCCCAGCAAAGGAGCTTGTTCAAGAATTCGATGCCTTGAACtatgatattttcaatcagccaagaagagaaagagaatTAAATTTGTTTCCAGAGAAGCGAAATGACTGTGATGAATATGCAGTGAGCGCCTTGGGTGGTACCTTTGATCATATTCATGATGGACACAAGATACTTTTGAGTATTGCATCCTTCATAACCTCAACCAGAATTATAGTCGGAGTGACTCATCAAGATTTgttattgaagaaaaaatacaaagaatatttggagtcttttgagaaaagatGTGGAAGTGTGCGACAATTTCTAAACCTGTTGAAACCATCATTGAAGGTAGAAATTGTCCCAATTAAAGATGTCTGCGGACCTACCGGAACGGTTCCTGAGATTGAATGTCTGGTAGTGAGCAGAGAGACGGTCGCAGGAGGCGATTTCGTTAATAAAACTAGAGTAGAGAAAGGGCTCCCAAAACTAGATATTTGCGTCGTCAATGTGCTCGGAGGAGACGAGGAAGATGGCTGGAAGGAGAAGTTGAGTAGTACCGAGATTAGGAAGATGCTAATGCATGGGATCTAA